From Carassius auratus strain Wakin chromosome 9, ASM336829v1, whole genome shotgun sequence:
TCTACCTTTCTGCTCTCTGTTTTTTCCTGCTATCAATCTTctcgtctctctttctctctcatgtcTTATTCTAGTCTTCTACACCTGCCTCGGAGAGAAAGTGGGGTTTCCTTAATGTACCTGACTCAGACGCTGACACTGTGAGTGTTGggtgtgtgtttgagtgcagatgtgtgtctgtctgttggcTTCAGATTCTCTCTCTTGCCCTTCTGTACCACTGAAGAGTCAGGCATGCACTCAAACACAAGCTTGTGAAAGATGCACCCCAAAGACTCTGCTTTTGTGTGCTCTCCAGACCAGCATCAACAGTATGATGAGCGTGTACAGTGAGACGGGGGACTATGGCAACGTGCGGGTTTCCGGGGAGATCCTGCTCAACATCTCTTACAGCTATAAAACAGGAGCACTCAACGTGCTCGTCCGCGAGTGCCGCTGCCTAGCAACCGGAGATGAGAGGAGACAGCGCACGGATGCgtaaggccacacacacacacgcacacacaccgcTATAGACTTCACTTTGAGCCATGGCAGAGCATCTCTGTATTGCATGTATTTGCgatggcaatatattaacattagATTTATCTCaatttattatgttagtaattcatttaaagggatagttctcccaaaaatgtaaattctgttgtTATTTACCCACaaatagtgttattttaatattatttttatatatttattatgcatgagattttattttcataattttacattttagtaatttagttatgtgctttagaattttttttggatttatttattctatttagctttatgtatttttctttttttcttttggttttatttttagtacattaacttagacattttatttcagttagtggcCAAGGTAGCAGTTCtaattttcaagttttttttatcaaataattatatattttatttcaattaattaaaaaatttaatagcTGATTTTCAGGATAATTGttggtaatttaataattttaaatttgagTCCATTCCTCAAAAAGcactttgattttatttttatttaaattataagtttgattaacttagcTATGTGCCTTTGTCATtgttaatagtttttttgttgttgttcacaaacactttttgttttctgtcattaAAAAGAAACCAAATGATTCCACATTAACTCAATAACTATAAGATTAATCTGTAATTCCTGACATTGAATTATTGTAGTTCTTGACTGCTCTAGATTCATTACATAACTTGTATAAAGTTGTTTATTTGTTGTATCCATTTAACATATCATTACAAAGGTGTCAGAGGCTGATATTgtaaaaaagcaaacattttggtattgtgtgtgtgtttgcagctaTGTTAAAACGTATCTCCTGCCAGACAAGTCCCGTCAAAGCAAAAGGAAAACCAGCATCAAAAGCAGCACCACTAACCCTGTGTTCAATGAAAACCTGAGGGTAAGAGTCTTCATGCCTGCCTTACAAGGTTGATGAGATTTAGTCAGTCAATTTAAAGGCTcttatctgtctctgtctctctggatAGTACGTGGTCAGTCACTCTCAGCTGGAGACGCGCACACTGCAGGTTTCTGTCTGGCATCATGATCGTTTTGGACACAACAGCTTCCTGGGGGAGACGGAGCTGACCTTTGACTCCTGGCAGTTTGACACGCAGATAGAGGAGTGGTTCGCTCTGCAGCCCAGGGTGAGCTGagctcaacacacacaaacagaaacggTGTGAGAGATAGAAGTCTGAtactgaaatgtgtgtgtttgtgtcagaatgAGTCTTATGTGGACTCAGTGATGCACTACAAAGGAGAAGTGACTGTGGTTTTGAAGTACATTCCTGCAGAGAGAAATCTCTCCCTGCCTCTGGACCAAGTGCAAGGTATGATTTAAAATTAGAAATCATATTATTTCTCCACCTTTTCATTGTTGTCAAAACATATGACTTTTATGACGGCGCATTACTGAATATTAATATGGCACTTGTTTATTTATGGTGCGGTTTATAATCATGATGTTACCTATCAGTTATAAATAGCTTACAGTTAGGTTTGTAAACTATTACATGGaagaataatttattataattattaataataatatattatttattgaaaatttctttgtttttgctgtttataaatcattataaaaatggTTTTATAGTAGACAAAAAGTAGAATATTTATACAGTAAACTTATCAAATATAAAGGCAACCaattaatgtaaattataaatgaaaatacgTGATGTAAATTTAGAAACATTTCATCTATCCATGCTAGGATATCTAATAATATCTATATCTCTATCTAATATCTAATCTTTTTGACAACAACATGAGATTGTATTTTCCTAGAAGCTGTCTGTGTACATTACTAGTATTAAATCAAGCTCACGTTTGTTTCTTAGTGAAAAAAGGATTTCTGAAAGGAAAGAAGACCATCACTCTTCCTAAAGGAGGAATGGTGGAGCTGCTGGTTAAGGAGGCAAAAAACCTGACAGCAGTCAAAGGAGGGTCCTCTGACCCGTTTGTTAAAGGGTGAGTTCATTTATTTTCACCTTGTAAACTCCAACTGCTTCTTCTTATACTTCACAAACTCACTCTCACAATGCTTTTCTTCTTGCGTACCAGATACCTGCTGCCTGATGACAAGAAAAGCACGAAGCACAAGACGGCTGTGGTGAAGCGCACAGTAAACCCACGCTGGAATCACACCTTCACATACTGCGGCCTGCAGGACAGCGATCTGGACAGCGTGTGTCTGGAGCTGACAGTGTGGGACAGAGAGCCCTTCGCCAGTAACGTCTTCCTGGGAGGTGTGCGGCTCGGGGCAGGGACAGGTGAGTCTTTCTTTAGCTCAGCCTTTTTTCAGTTTAGTCCAGAGAATCAAATTGAAGCTTTGCATTTTCCGCATACAGAAATGTGTGTAAGAACAACAGAACTCaatattaaattgcaataatattacagATGAAAGCCttttcaggtttcattttaattttagtaaatttattttatccttttgtttagttttattctttttttaatatttatatattgctttaatttatttgaattttattttatctcaggtttatttcagtaaattaaaacatttgagtAGTTTTAGGGTTAGATTTGATAACAGTTTTGGCCATCACAAGCCCTCTTTTAGCGTTAAAAACTAATTTCAGGATTTTCTAAAGATGTAGTGAAACATTAGAGATGAAAAGGCATGGATacagttatttaaacatttttcagatgcaaaatttatgggaggagagcATATAAATTCAGTTACACCAAGTTCTCAGGTTCTCTCAGGAATAACATTCATGCTTGTTTTTTTCAATTAGATCATCTGCTTCCTATCCCTGCTGGATTCTGACAAtgatatatttcttattatatttccTACATTAGTAGGATAGATTTGTATATAATGCTTTTACTGTGAACTGTTCTCTGACTCAAATTAAGATAATCATTAAATCCCAAATGTTCTTATACAATTTCCACTGTAATGTTCTTTCCAAACGTCTCCTTAATCAATCATCAATGATGCATGAAgcacattttgtattaatttactgTTACAAATATGTTTTATTCATGTCTTCACTCACTCATGATCAGATCATTCGTTTTCTCTTTGATGATCATTTATTAAAGAGACCAAATTCTACACGTTtaccatatttataatcatcaatgGTACTTCAGGTTTCTTACATTAAAATCAGTTTACCAGACTAATTTCCACACTTTCTGGACATTTAATGAAACAATTTTTGCAACTTTACCTTTATTCATGTTGcaaatgtatatattgtatattgacTTGTTTTTAGTAttctaaatatttcaatattttgtaattcaaataaatgctgttcttttgaactttccataaaaatattaagcagcacaactgttttcaacattgaaaacttgctttttgtttattgttctgGATATTTTAAAGGGTTTTGAAACATCTTGCTGAAGGACTGCAGCTGGAAATGACTGAAATTTTGATTAATGTGTGTTTTCcttataaataaattgataatatgatggtataaaaaaatgtcaaatcaagatattaaaatgatttctgaaggatcatgtgacactgaagactggagtaaatcacagaatgcatcacaggaataaatgtactttttaaactatattcaaatagcaaaccgttattttaaatagtaacaatatttcataattacagttttactgtatttttaatcaaataaacagtctttgtgagcataagagacttctttcaaaaacactaaaaacgTAACAACTAGtttattaaaacagtaaaatcaatgtttatatgtgttttgtttttgaaaagagtttttttttttattattattgtttcaaaaTAGCCTAATGACAGTGATTTTCATTTGGAATATTTCTCTGCGATACACTAAATGGGCTCTTTGATGTGAATTAcagccgaacacacacacacaaaaaaaatgaccTAGCTAGCAACAAGTTGATTTAGTTTCTTTAAACGAATGTTTGACATTTTTTCCTCTCTGAGGGTCTGACATATAAAGCAGCACGACTAAGATTTTCTTCTCGTTTTGATCTTGCATACAGAGCAGTTGACTGACCTGTTTGTGACCTGCAGGTCTGAGTTATGGGAAGGAAGTAGATTGGAACGATGCCTACGGGGAAGAGCAGCGGCTGTGGCAACGCATGATTGACAACCCTGAGGTCCCGCAAGAGTGCACCCTGATGCTGCGGTCCAGCATGGCCAAGAGGAAGACATAGAGAGAAATCATCACATCCGCTTTAAAGTGCTCTTTATGTTCTTTGGAAGTACTCATACGCTCTCTAAATTCTCAAGATAAttacatgtacacacatatgCGCCACTAAGGTCCTTTTTACACCTGATAATAAGATCCATCTTGACTGAGACAGATTGGCATTTCAGATTTCAAAGGAAAGAAACTCAGATTTTATGTCTACATGCATCTTTTATGTCAGTGCAGTAACTGCATGTTGTTAAAGCACAAAAAGTTCACAAGAAATCatacaaagtcattttcagtcaAAGTTTATTTTAGTCCAGTACCTGTATTAAGCACCCTTCAAAAGATGTTGATCAGGCTTATTGAAGAAATGTTCTAATTGGATGGTTGATTTTAAAGCTACATGTAACTACTTTTCGGGCAGGTGTACACTGTCCTTCACTGACCTGTCTTCATTTAGCTCTGACAGCTTGTGATTGAACAGCTGAGATGAATCTGTCAGGTGTAAATGGTGCGACACACTACACTCCAACCCAGGTGTGATTATATTTTCAACCAAATGCTCACTGACCAGAATTGTGAATAGCACATGAAGACTATTTCAAAAGAGCACAGAGAACATGATCAGCAAAGCTTACATTTGTCCTGTAGGAACAAAGCACAAAGCACttcctccaaacacacacacaaaaaatacaaaaatctatcCAATTTGCACAGATAGCACCTGCATATAACACTTGCACAAATGAGAACAATGTACTAGATGTGATCAGTCATTTCTATGAGCACATTTATATAGACATGCATAAAAGATGTTATGATAATTGTGTCAGATCTGTCACATGCACATAAATTTGATTaaagagagactgatgctgactGAAATTGCATAGCTTAAATTTCACTTTTAATGTGAAAACAGAAttgtggtgtaaaaaaaaaaaagaatatctgAGGTCATGTGATTCATTATGTTGAACTAGATTTACAGTTCCTCCAAGAAATTCCAATGTTTTTGGTAAAATGATAGTTGTTAACCcaaataggaaaattaaatttCTATGAGACTAGTCACAATTCAGCATGCAAATATTAGTAGATTATTTCATCTGCCACTGATCTATCACACCCCACtccaaaggggaaaaaaaagctaTATAATATAACCAAAaaacgcagacacacacacacacacacacaaaaaacataagACTAAAactatctctatatatatatatatatatatatatatatatatatatatatatacagtatatatagcagaaaagagaatagaaatagaaaaaaagagattGTAATACAGAAAAGGATCACACACACATTGCATAAGCACAATGCCTAGAGCCCTATATTGAGTTTTGAGGTGAGTTTAATAGAAATTCCTCAGTTGATCCTATCGAGCCGTCATGTCACTGTGAGGTCTCCATGAATAATGTGTGCACCCCCATTATACCTAATACTTTTGTTAGCATCAGTCAAGTGAATAGACCTTATAGGCAACTCACTGTTTAATAAATTGAGAGATTTTGTGGCATGTATATGGCTCACTGCTTGACATCCAAGTGTTATCATGTCTAATATTGTCTGAAGCTGTTTGATTCACAGCATGTTTGGTGTCTGTGTGCCGTTTCCTCTCTCTCATCAGGCAGAAAGTGTTTAGGATTGTTCTGTTCTGTACTTCATCTTCGGCaagaaaataaactattattaaacGACTCCACttggtctctgctgaagtgaGTTGATGGGAAAGACCAGTTCAaatcagaggatcttgatgaatggaaagtcaaggctGAAAGCCTGGCACAAACTTAGGGTGGTTTTTAAAGCTCTCAGCTCAGCATCTTCTCTTGGAATTCCCGAATCTAAAATACAccctgatctggtgatcagtgatctataTACTGTAGGGTGACGTTGTCACACTCTCAAGATCTGagtgagccaatgaggaatggtacCTTTTGGAAGGAAGTTTTACAACCTTTTGTCCTCAGGCACGTTTCACATATGGTCTTTCATTGGATGTTGATGAAGAAACGATTAAAGATTCTGGTAGCACAAATAACCTTCCATAGGTaccaatatataaaaatgaacatttagacCATTAAAAATGTCGCTGAAAGATACCAAACATGGCATACCTGTGACCTCTGTTAACAATAGTTTGCCattctaaaatgttaatttaaaagagTTTGTATCAATACATGAGTGAAACCCTTTAAGAGAAAAAATAATGAGATGAGGAGAATTTACTTAAGTGGTTATATCTAGAAGGATATAGATATAATAAGGATGGACTGTATAGTACAAGGGTACATTTGTCTGTCTCAAAGTGAATTCAGAGTGAAAACTACATTCCTTCGAGTTGTAAAACAATCTTATCTTGATGTGTGTCTTCGTTACAATGATaaccagaggcctgttctgcCTTTTTTGAGTTGCATTTTGGGGGAAGTGTCCATAGACCCTTTTGTTAGATGAGAGGGCATTAGatatttgttatataaaaaatagttgtgtttctgattggtccaaatactacagctgcatttattttatcaaaagcggcgtaaaaataatgtgaaatatttcagtttaaaataacttctttttttttaacgactacgatttttttaaatgtaattcatttctatgtggaagtaaagcagaattttcaaGTTATTACTCCAATCTtgattatcacatgatccttcagaaatcaatctaatatttagatttcttttttaatctaaaaactCTTCCCCTTTAAATTTGTGACAAAAGGTCACTTTCTTTATATACATTGCTCTCAAAACTCAAACGTTTTGGCAGTGACATTTTGAGTTTTGCAAAGTCTGCtacttcagtatttgtagattattttttcacatttctatggtatactgaaaaacaagcATAAGCATAAAAGTTTTAAAgggtttttattatatatatatatatatatacatatatacccttcttcttcttcataatgTCTGCAATTAGCTTCTGGGCCACAATTTGTGGTATTTTGCTTGTCCACGTGCATTCTGAGGattgaccacaggttctctatgggattgagaaTCGGGGAGTTGTCTAGCCACAGAACCAAgatttcaatgtaatgatctCACTCTTGCTTTGGCACATGGTGCTCCattcatgctggaaaatgcacggaTCACCAAATCACTTAATGGATCGTTGGAAGAAGTCCACTCTTGCAGGAtgtttgataccattctttattcctGGCAGTGTTTTGGGCAGAATTgagagagcccactcccttgatgaaaagcaaccccacacatggatggtctcaggatgcttcactgttggcacgaCACAGGACTTATGCAAgcattcaccttttcttctccaaacaattgattttccagatgtcccagTTGGAAGGGAGCTTCAGAGAAAATAAGTTTGCACCAGtctgtccaatccttgtacttcctgcagaattaTAGTCTGTCCTTGATGTTTTTCTTGGAGTGAAGttgcttctttgctgcccttcttgacaccaggccgttgtccaaaagtcttgacCTCACTGTAtctgcagatgctctcacaccgaCCTGCTGCCGTCCCTGCACTGCTGGAAACACGATTCtctagctgactcctcaggaggagacgctggacactctgggacgtcctgaagacaCTGCAGTTGAACCTCTTTCCCCGAAGATCTTGAtccagtaaatggttctttcaggtaCAATATTCT
This genomic window contains:
- the LOC113108691 gene encoding synaptotagmin-like protein 5 isoform X1, whose product is MVMAKTTDSLNLSFLLEHERQMILSVLQKDEKLRKREEKRIRKLKNELLELKRAGRRSSADQRECAVCLRALGLILQRGNVCTNCHQRVCNFCTATPPDSNCRCTVCAKTAELKVVTGEWFLEERSKRFQQASITSSDAVKQSILSSPPDGDSAHRSSEMERSSTPQPERSATPQSQKSTGKNRKGKRSVAVESSGLPTVPNNMRAQMVKTPTQTETRNRPDGAESVSSIQSSDSVPEKMADGRRQMDSSTPSIAVSRASLSSDRSRSELDLSNPGEGLSEDPLISRCHSVPGLNDVDSDEDIDAVLSAHYKTNRSICSAQSMSSTPASERKWGFLNVPDSDADTTSINSMMSVYSETGDYGNVRVSGEILLNISYSYKTGALNVLVRECRCLATGDERRQRTDAYVKTYLLPDKSRQSKRKTSIKSSTTNPVFNENLRYVVSHSQLETRTLQVSVWHHDRFGHNSFLGETELTFDSWQFDTQIEEWFALQPRNESYVDSVMHYKGEVTVVLKYIPAERNLSLPLDQVQVKKGFLKGKKTITLPKGGMVELLVKEAKNLTAVKGGSSDPFVKGYLLPDDKKSTKHKTAVVKRTVNPRWNHTFTYCGLQDSDLDSVCLELTVWDREPFASNVFLGGVRLGAGTGLSYGKEVDWNDAYGEEQRLWQRMIDNPEVPQECTLMLRSSMAKRKT
- the LOC113108691 gene encoding synaptotagmin-like protein 5 isoform X2 is translated as MVMAKTTDSLNLSFLLEHERQMILSVLQKDEKLRKREEKRIRKLKNELLELKRAGRRSSADQRECAVCLRALGLILQRGNVCTNCHQRVCNFCTATPPDSNCRCTVCAKTAELKVVTGEWFLEERSKRFQQASITSSDAVKQSILSSPPDGDSAHRSSEMERSSTPQPERSATPQSQKSTGKNRKGKRSVAVESSGLPTVPNNMRAQMVKTPTQTETRNRPDGAESVSSIQSSDSVPEKMADGRRQMDSSTPSIAVSRASLSSDRSRSELDLSNPGEGLSEDPLISRCHSVPGLNDVDSDEDIDAVLSAHYKTNRSICSAQSMTSINSMMSVYSETGDYGNVRVSGEILLNISYSYKTGALNVLVRECRCLATGDERRQRTDAYVKTYLLPDKSRQSKRKTSIKSSTTNPVFNENLRYVVSHSQLETRTLQVSVWHHDRFGHNSFLGETELTFDSWQFDTQIEEWFALQPRNESYVDSVMHYKGEVTVVLKYIPAERNLSLPLDQVQVKKGFLKGKKTITLPKGGMVELLVKEAKNLTAVKGGSSDPFVKGYLLPDDKKSTKHKTAVVKRTVNPRWNHTFTYCGLQDSDLDSVCLELTVWDREPFASNVFLGGVRLGAGTGLSYGKEVDWNDAYGEEQRLWQRMIDNPEVPQECTLMLRSSMAKRKT